The stretch of DNA AATTTTCGTAGTGTCTGATAACAAAGCCTTGTAGCTAGACAGAGTACCAAACAGAGTGAACACTAGAAacaagttgaagaaaatgTACATGAAGTTCTTGCGGGTGATTGAAAGATCAACGTCGCCTTTGGAAACCAGACCTTGCAAATTGGAGAGGAAGGAAATAACGTATGGAAGCGCAATGTTGATCAGCGTAAACAAATAGGTGGGCAAAATACCGGTCACAATGGTTCTGAGAATTTCATGCTTGATCAGGTAGTCACCAAATTCGGGCCATATCCTTTTGATAGCGTTAACGTTAAGCAGCGAAGACAAATACCGAATAGGTATAATGAGCAAGATGCTAAAAGCGATGATGATTAGCTCAACAATATTCTTTCTAATGAAAACGGATTTCGAGCTGAGATGTAAGTTGTCCCAGTTGACGTCTAAAGGAGCCGGTGCTAGACAGGTGATGAGTTGGAATGCTTTAGGCGAGAAGACGGCCTGCGCGGCCATCTGAGCGTCGCTGACAGAGTCCATTGTCACGAATGCTGAAGGAATGGGCTTAAAGTCTCCCTTCTCGCGTAAGACCTTAATGTTTTGATCCATCTGGATGAGCTCCTGGCAATAGTAGTCGAAGAGATCAACTTTGGGGCCAAACGCAGTAATTCTGCCAGTAGGCCGCttcttttctcttttcTTCGAGTCGTAAGCTTTAGGGAGCGGCACAGAGGCATCCAGATCAAGCTCCTGGCTGAGCAGATCCAGTTTCAGTTTCGCAGATGGGGTTTCCACGTCTTTGAAAATGCGAATCTCGAGTCCGTAATAATTTGAGTacagctgctccagcttgtgCACTATCTCTGCGCGACGGTCAAACAAAATCCGCAATTTCGTGTAATCATACACAAGCGTGACTTTCTCAACGTTACCGACTCCCAAGGTCTCGATATGCGATTTCAAGGCCTCttcgtttttcagcgagTCGGGAATATGGGAGATCACGATTGTTCGGTCCGTAACCGACCGTTGCGAGCCCAGACAGCGTTGCCTGGTTTTGATGATGTGCAAAGTCTCtttgaagaggaaaaagaagacagTTGCTGTGAAAATGTACGTGAAGATCGTGCACACCACCAGATACCCTGTTGGTTCTGAATCGTCGTGTTTCGCAGCTGTTTTGGCTGATCCCGTCATCACGCCATAGAATAGCTGCAGCCCCGTCATTTCCTTATCAAACTTGCCGGTCAATAGATACCTCACGGGACTCAGAACCAGCAATCCTGCAACAGTCATggtaaaaaaaatccgTATTCCCATGcgaaagaaacagagaaACACGTACGCATCAAGCCCGGCAACCTGGATGATTTCGTCTCCTGAGATCGAATGGAGAACTTTGAGCCAACCAAGAAAGCTTTTTGGGAGCCTGCGTATCATCTTGTTCCGATACGGGCGCACAGAATATAACAGGGGAAACTTGTATCTCACCAGACAGAAAGTGAGGAAGATCACTAGACCCAAGATGGAACAGAAGTACAATTGCACCTTGAACAGCGTCTGTGTCTGGCGTCTGGGGTCAAAAAGAGGAGGCTCATCTGAAATTTCCAGCATTGGGACAGATTTGTGGCATTAATTAGTCCTCATACAAATTATTACTAGCGCGACAGATAATAGCGGCCCGTGTGGCGGTGCAAAAATTATAATGCTATCATTTATACAGTATTCTATCATTTGGAGAGATCGAGGTCCAGGTTCAAGGAAGGCAGACCAGAATGGTACAAGCTTTGTTCCGAGTGTGATTGTTGCAAGGGCTGGGAGTTGAGAGTCAGTCCATTGATGCGGGAGGACAGGCCTTGGAAGTCGTCCAGGCTTCCTGAGTACGACGGGGTGCTACCCTGCGAAAGCATCGGCTGGAACAACGGCGTGCTGGAGGCAGACTCGGAAAGCGGGACGGATTGCTTGCTTGCGGCCCCCGACAGCGGGTACTGAAACAGGTTGTAGATGCCCGGTGCTGCTCCCGGTGCAGAGGTGTCGGAGCCAGAGGTGTTGGAACGAAGGTTATGGTGGTACTGCGGAGTGGCTATGGATCGGCGCTGGGCCACGTTGGCGTTGTACGCGTCCTGGTGGTACGAATAGCCGTTGTAGGTATTTGCTGCCGGTTTAGGCGCCCCACATTTGAGGCAGTagacgtttttggcaaaattATGATATGCGCAGCTTTCGTTCGGACATTTCCAGTCGCCGGCTCTGAAAGGCACGttggacgagctgtttgtgtttgacTGTCTGTGGTAGTACTGGCCTGTGCTGATCGACTCCTGCACAGCCGCCGCAGAGGCAACAGGGAAAGAACAGCGGAAACATGCTGTTCTTCGCTGGAAGTTGGAAAAACCGCAGGACGGACAGGTCCAGTCGCCTGGTCTGGGTCTGTTTTTCGATGACGGGAACGGCGTGAGGATGTCGTGTGCCTTGTCAAGCACAGAAGCGGACGAGGGTTGCACCTCTATGATTCTGTCGTTCAGAAGTCTCCCCGTCATGGCTAAGGAGTCCAGGGCTTCTTCGTGAGTAGCAAACACGGCAAAACCGGAGCAAGTTGGCTTCGTACCTGACGACTGTGAGTTTATGCTGTTGCTACcgctgctgttgctggtgTTGGACCCTGTTCGGCTGTTATTTTGCGACTCTGACAGTGGCGGGAGCTTGACGGTCCAAAATGCCACCGGTCTGCCACCATATTGGGTGAACCAGGACTCCAGCTCGCTTTGCGTCGTGTCTGCAGGCAAGTTGCTCATATACAGAATCCTGGATTTTTCCGAAGCAAACTGCGCCAGGTCCAACGCCATGTCGTACGGTATTTCGAGGATTTTCGAGCCCTGTGGAGATGTTTTCTGGAGATGGCCAATAACCTTAATTAGCACCTGCACTTCATCGGCCGCGCGGCGGGGCATAGCGAGCGTCAGAGAGTCACCGTACGACTTGTTCACAGGCTTTATATCTGCAATGTCGAGATCGAGAGCGGAAACTATGTGCGAAACGGTAAGGGAGCCAGGATGATCTAACTCCTGAGAGTGGCACTGCTGGAACTTGAGGTACTCCTTTTTGAGATCAAAGTACCGAGAGTGCTCCAGATATGACGGCAGCTGGATGTTCTTTTCTCTGCTTTCCTTTGGGAGCCGCATTCTGAGGTCCCAGCTGTTGAAAACCACAAACGTGAAGTCTTTTTTGGCGGAAACAAGGTGCTTCTCGATGTCCTGTTCCAACAGCAGGACGCAGTCTTTCAAAGATGGAGCGTTCTTGACGTT from Ogataea parapolymorpha DL-1 chromosome VI, whole genome shotgun sequence encodes:
- a CDS encoding putative RNA binding protein (Arp) — protein: MSGQTSPSAFVVLHITTTGDDLSSSKDSSEILEIAWSVVDSHSLAEIKTNSSLVKPLTTPVTPLCTSQTSLTWENVKNAPSLKDCVLLLEQDIEKHLVSAKKDFTFVVFNSWDLRMRLPKESREKNIQLPSYLEHSRYFDLKKEYLKFQQCHSQELDHPGSLTVSHIVSALDLDIADIKPVNKSYGDSLTLAMPRRAADEVQVLIKVIGHLQKTSPQGSKILEIPYDMALDLAQFASEKSRILYMSNLPADTTQSELESWFTQYGGRPVAFWTVKLPPLSESQNNSRTGSNTSNSSGSNSINSQSSGTKPTCSGFAVFATHEEALDSLAMTGRLLNDRIIEVQPSSASVLDKAHDILTPFPSSKNRPRPGDWTCPSCGFSNFQRRTACFRCSFPVASAAAVQESISTGQYYHRQSNTNSSSNVPFRAGDWKCPNESCAYHNFAKNVYCLKCGAPKPAANTYNGYSYHQDAYNANVAQRRSIATPQYHHNLRSNTSGSDTSAPGAAPGIYNLFQYPLSGAASKQSVPLSESASSTPLFQPMLSQGSTPSYSGSLDDFQGLSSRINGLTLNSQPLQQSHSEQSLYHSGLPSLNLDLDLSK